A region of Polyangiaceae bacterium DNA encodes the following proteins:
- a CDS encoding ERAP1-like C-terminal domain-containing protein, producing MRQAVELTLIPTEEIFTGKTRIDVKIDKSTSLVWLNIEGLTIERAEAQIGQASVPAKLIVGDRYFVGLSFDAPLPAGNAAISLVYRGPLLTRETAGVTRQKEGNDWYVYSDFEPLEARRAFPSFDEPGYKIPWQLTLRARKGDVALSNTPPESTTDEPNGMKLVRFAETKPLPSYLVAFAVGPFELVEAGTAGAKKTPIRVIAPRGKKAWAHYAAATTGPILDLLEKYFGTPYPYEKLDVISVPLLGGAMENPGLVTFNQSLILSRPEEESASFRSRYAGICAHELAHQWFGNLVTMAWWDDLWLNETFATWMAPKITEQLEPTWNTAAERAQSATSAMRADSLATARRIRQPIESIDDIHNAFDGITYGKGAAVTRMFEMYVGEEKFRKGVQRYLREHEFGSATAKDFLASISAEAGKDITPAFFSFLDQPGVPLVNVTLACGNAPKLTLSQSRYLPEGAEQSAGTSVWKIPVCARFGAGAKTETRCVNLDASSGELPLPYCPDWVVANDGANGYYRVAYAPDLLQKLSKKTDILSAPERISLLGDVGALATAGKLDYPQVLEIAAKLADDKNAAVVESTMAPFWALAKGHLFSEEQRPKFAGFVRDIFGKRAQTLGFRSQPKDDDPTRELRSQLISLVAEEGGDEKLVAEATKLARAWLTDRKAIDPDVIQTVLSVAASRGDSALFDAFVAEAKRAPERIDRNRLLRALGGFRDPAIAEKAFALTLDPAFDTREAMQVLMAASWHPATKERAYAFLKKNFDDLAARLPSEYPARFSWFGAALCDDKRRDEVIAYFKDRSPKYAGGPRMLAQSLESMRICAALRRSQQPNVDAFLKARK from the coding sequence GTGCGCCAAGCCGTCGAATTGACGCTCATTCCCACGGAAGAAATCTTCACCGGCAAAACGCGAATCGACGTAAAGATCGACAAGTCGACGTCACTTGTGTGGCTCAACATCGAAGGGCTCACCATTGAACGGGCCGAAGCGCAAATTGGGCAAGCGAGCGTACCGGCCAAACTCATTGTCGGGGATCGATACTTCGTTGGCCTGTCCTTCGATGCTCCACTTCCGGCTGGGAATGCCGCAATTTCCCTGGTTTATCGCGGTCCACTGCTCACGAGGGAAACCGCAGGCGTCACGCGTCAGAAGGAGGGCAATGATTGGTATGTCTATTCGGACTTCGAGCCGCTCGAGGCGCGCCGGGCATTTCCGTCCTTCGACGAGCCAGGGTACAAAATTCCTTGGCAATTGACACTTCGTGCGCGCAAGGGCGACGTTGCGCTTTCGAATACGCCGCCTGAATCGACGACGGACGAACCGAATGGCATGAAGCTCGTGCGGTTTGCGGAAACCAAGCCGCTTCCGAGTTATCTCGTCGCGTTTGCCGTGGGGCCATTCGAACTGGTGGAAGCGGGCACGGCGGGCGCAAAGAAGACGCCCATTCGCGTGATTGCACCGCGCGGGAAAAAAGCCTGGGCGCATTATGCAGCAGCGACGACGGGCCCGATACTCGATCTTTTGGAGAAGTATTTTGGTACGCCGTATCCTTACGAAAAACTCGACGTGATTTCCGTGCCGCTTCTCGGGGGCGCCATGGAAAACCCGGGGCTCGTCACGTTCAATCAATCGCTCATTCTTTCGCGTCCCGAAGAAGAATCCGCATCGTTCCGCAGTCGGTATGCAGGCATCTGTGCACACGAGCTCGCGCATCAATGGTTTGGCAATTTGGTCACGATGGCCTGGTGGGACGATTTGTGGCTGAACGAAACGTTTGCCACGTGGATGGCGCCGAAAATCACGGAACAACTCGAACCGACCTGGAACACCGCCGCTGAACGCGCACAGTCTGCGACGTCTGCCATGCGCGCCGATAGCCTCGCAACGGCGCGGCGCATTCGACAACCCATCGAATCGATCGACGACATTCACAATGCCTTCGACGGCATTACGTATGGCAAAGGTGCCGCCGTCACGCGCATGTTCGAGATGTACGTGGGCGAGGAAAAATTCCGCAAAGGTGTGCAGCGTTATTTGCGCGAACACGAATTCGGTAGTGCGACGGCGAAAGACTTTTTGGCATCCATTTCCGCCGAAGCCGGCAAAGACATCACGCCGGCGTTTTTCTCGTTTCTCGACCAACCCGGCGTCCCTCTGGTGAACGTCACGCTTGCATGTGGCAATGCCCCGAAGCTCACGCTTTCGCAATCGCGGTATTTGCCCGAAGGGGCCGAACAATCAGCAGGGACGTCGGTGTGGAAAATACCGGTGTGCGCACGCTTTGGAGCCGGAGCGAAAACGGAAACGCGCTGCGTGAATCTCGATGCCTCGAGCGGTGAATTGCCCCTGCCATATTGTCCCGATTGGGTCGTCGCGAACGATGGTGCCAATGGCTATTATCGCGTGGCGTATGCACCGGATCTTCTGCAAAAATTGTCGAAGAAGACGGACATTCTTTCGGCGCCCGAGCGAATCTCGCTGCTCGGCGACGTCGGTGCTCTCGCAACTGCCGGAAAACTCGATTACCCGCAAGTGCTCGAAATTGCAGCGAAATTGGCGGACGATAAAAACGCTGCGGTCGTGGAATCCACGATGGCGCCGTTCTGGGCGCTTGCGAAAGGGCATCTTTTTTCGGAAGAGCAGCGTCCAAAATTCGCTGGATTCGTGCGCGACATCTTCGGTAAACGCGCCCAGACGCTCGGATTCCGCAGCCAACCGAAGGACGATGATCCGACGCGTGAATTGCGTTCGCAATTGATTTCTCTCGTGGCCGAGGAAGGCGGTGACGAAAAGCTCGTAGCCGAAGCGACGAAGCTCGCACGCGCATGGCTTACCGACCGCAAAGCCATCGATCCGGACGTGATTCAAACGGTGCTTTCGGTGGCAGCTTCGCGCGGTGATTCTGCATTGTTCGATGCGTTCGTGGCGGAAGCGAAAAGGGCACCCGAAAGAATCGACCGCAATCGCCTCCTCCGAGCGCTTGGAGGATTCCGTGATCCCGCGATTGCGGAAAAAGCGTTTGCTTTGACGCTGGATCCGGCGTTCGATACCCGAGAAGCCATGCAAGTGCTCATGGCGGCATCGTGGCACCCTGCGACGAAAGAGCGAGCGTACGCGTTTTTGAAGAAAAACTTCGACGACTTGGCTGCTCGACTGCCCAGTGAATACCCGGCCAGATTTTCGTGGTTTGGCGCGGCACTTTGCGATGACAAACGCCGCGACGAAGTCATTGCCTACTTCAAAGATCGATCGCCCAAATATGCCGGTGGTCCACGCATGCTCGCTCAGTCGCTCGAATCGATGCGCATTTGCGCGGCGCTGCGACGCTCGCAACAACCCAATGTCGATGCATTCCTGAAAGCTCGTAAGTGA